GGGTGCAGGCCTTCCTGGAGCCAAACGCCTAATGGATGACTTCGATATCGAATCGATACCAGGTGAAGGGACTACGATCATCGCTACGAAATGGCTCCGTTAGGGGGGGACTATGGATAATAGGGAGAACATGGAGAAAAAGTATCATGAGGCGCTTTCTACTTATCTTAAAGACCAGAATGAGCAGGCACTCTACCAAGGGCAAAAGATCAGCCGCCTACATATAAAATATAATATATCTCCAGAAGAGATCATCAGTATGCATAAAAATAACTTAATGGAACTATACCCTGATCTACCCGGGAAAGTGGTGGATTCGTTCGATTTCCTGCTTGAAGTCATGATGGGATATGGGATTGCCTACCGCGAGCATCAAAGCCTTAGGCATCAACAGCAGGAATTGAAAACGGAAATAGAAATCGCCGCAAATGTTCAGCATACGCTTTTGGGAACGGAAATACCTGATATTAAGGCTCTTGAAATTGGGGCGATCAGTGTTCCTGCCAGACAGATGAATGGAGATTATTATCACTTCGTCCAAGATGAAAACGAGCGTATCGGAGTGGGGATAGCCGATGTCATCGGCAAAGGGATTCCTGCGGCCTTGTGCATGTCCATGATTAAATATGCAATGGATAGTCTTCCTGAGCACCGTCATGAACCGAACAACGTGCTTGAGAGCTTGAACCGCGTCGTCGAGCATAATGTGGATCCCAGCATGTTCATAACGATGTTCTATGGATTGTATGATCCGCATGATAGGAAATTCTCCTATGCTTCGGCTGGCCATGAACCGGGTTTTTATTATGATGCCGCTTCGGGAACTTTTAGCGATTTGGACGCGAAAGGACTTTTGCTTGGAGTCGATAAAAAAACCAGGTACCGCCAATATGAAAAGACGGTCAATCGTGGAGACATGATCATCTTACTATCTGACGGGGTAACGGAGTGCCGGACGAATGATGGGTTTATAGAAAGAGATACACTAATTGGTTTCATTAAGAAGAATATGCATTTGCAAGCCCAGGAAATGGTGAATAATATTTATAAGCAATTGGAGAAAATGCAGAACTTTCAGCTAAGGGATGATTTCACCTTAATAATTTTAAAATCGAATGTTTAGCATTTTTTTCTCTGGGTATAGATATAAGAATGAAGAGGATTTGAAGAGGTGGGTCAAGGATGAATATAACAGTAGATGTCAATGAATTGAATACTGAATTTATAGTAAAACTAAAAGGTGAAATCGATGCTTATACTGCGCCGAAGCTAAGAGAATCACTATTTCCGATATCAGAGCGGGAAAACGTCAAGATCATCATCGATTTGAGCGAGGTCTCCTACATGGATAGCACAGGTCTTGGAGTATTTGTCGGTGCATTTAAAAGTGTCAGGGCAAATAATGGCGAATTCACTTTAGTTGGTTTATCAGAAAGGCTACGACGGTTATTTGATATTACGGGTCTTGCAGATATCATTGATATAAAAAGTGGTACAGAGGGTGGGTTAGAATGAGTCAAGTATATGATTACATCGAAATGAAAATACCTGCAAAACCCGAGTTCATCGGTGTCATTCGTTTAACACTTTCTGGAATAGGCAGTCGGATGGGGTTTGCCTATGAGGAAATCGAGGATTTGAAGATCGCTACAAGTGAAGCATGTACGAATGCGGTTCAGCATGCATATAAAGATTCCGAAAAAGGTGAAGTGAAGGTTAGCTTTGGCCTTTATCCAGATCGTTTGGAGGTCATGGTTTCTGATAGTGGTAAGAGCTGTAATTTCGAAGAGGTTCGCCAAGGTCTCGGTCCGTACGAGAATGGGCAAAAGGTCGAGCTCATGAGAGAAGGCGGCTTGGGTCTTTACCTCATTGAAACACTGATGGACGATGTGAAAATCCATCAGCATGACGGGGTTACTGTTTTTATGACTAAGTTCTTAGAAGGAGAGCAGGTGGAGATGGATGCAAAAACAGTCTCAACCTAATCAGGCACAAAAAGAACAAGTAAATGAATGGATTAGAGCGTATCAGCAAAACCAGGATGATGAAGCGCAAAGCAATTTAGTCATCCATTACAAAGGTTTGGTTGAAACGATCTCACGTAAGTACGCAAAAGGCAAGTCGTTTCAGGAGGATATTTCTCAAGTCGGAATGATTGGTTTATTAGGTGCCATCAGACGATATGATGAATCCTTCGGCAAAAGCTTTGAAGCGTTTGCCGTACCTACGATAATCGGTGAAATCAAAAGGTTTTTACGTGACAAAACCTGGAGTGTCCATGTACCAAGAAGGATAAAGGAACTTGGACCGAAAATCAGGGTGACGGTCGAGGAACTGACGACGACATTGCACCGTTCGCCAAGAATCGATGAAATAGCCGATAGCATAGGTGTGACCGAGGAAGAGGTTCTGGAAGCGATGGAGATGGGGAAAAGCTATCAAGCTTTATCTGTCGATCATTCCATTGAAGCGGATTCCGATGGCGGTACCGTCACCTTGCTTGATATATTTGGTAATGTGGATGAAGGTTTTGAAAGGGTCAA
This genomic stretch from Peribacillus muralis harbors:
- the sigB gene encoding RNA polymerase sigma factor SigB, encoding MQKQSQPNQAQKEQVNEWIRAYQQNQDDEAQSNLVIHYKGLVETISRKYAKGKSFQEDISQVGMIGLLGAIRRYDESFGKSFEAFAVPTIIGEIKRFLRDKTWSVHVPRRIKELGPKIRVTVEELTTTLHRSPRIDEIADSIGVTEEEVLEAMEMGKSYQALSVDHSIEADSDGGTVTLLDIFGNVDEGFERVNQRLVLEKVLHVLSDREKMIIQHTYLENLSQKEAGDKLGISQMHVSRLQRRAIKKLQEAINAENSELIQ
- a CDS encoding PP2C family protein-serine/threonine phosphatase, whose product is MDNRENMEKKYHEALSTYLKDQNEQALYQGQKISRLHIKYNISPEEIISMHKNNLMELYPDLPGKVVDSFDFLLEVMMGYGIAYREHQSLRHQQQELKTEIEIAANVQHTLLGTEIPDIKALEIGAISVPARQMNGDYYHFVQDENERIGVGIADVIGKGIPAALCMSMIKYAMDSLPEHRHEPNNVLESLNRVVEHNVDPSMFITMFYGLYDPHDRKFSYASAGHEPGFYYDAASGTFSDLDAKGLLLGVDKKTRYRQYEKTVNRGDMIILLSDGVTECRTNDGFIERDTLIGFIKKNMHLQAQEMVNNIYKQLEKMQNFQLRDDFTLIILKSNV
- the rsbW gene encoding anti-sigma B factor RsbW, which produces MSQVYDYIEMKIPAKPEFIGVIRLTLSGIGSRMGFAYEEIEDLKIATSEACTNAVQHAYKDSEKGEVKVSFGLYPDRLEVMVSDSGKSCNFEEVRQGLGPYENGQKVELMREGGLGLYLIETLMDDVKIHQHDGVTVFMTKFLEGEQVEMDAKTVST
- a CDS encoding anti-sigma factor antagonist, coding for MNITVDVNELNTEFIVKLKGEIDAYTAPKLRESLFPISERENVKIIIDLSEVSYMDSTGLGVFVGAFKSVRANNGEFTLVGLSERLRRLFDITGLADIIDIKSGTEGGLE